From a region of the Xanthomonas rydalmerensis genome:
- a CDS encoding SprT family zinc-dependent metalloprotease, whose translation MPDLLRRLIAPPSAAVERDLVRFRLDEREVEVLRVRDPRARRIKLSVDERGARLTLPLRASLVAGERFLLENRQWLAQQLSRYVAAETLTPLRPGEAGELPLRGQSLPVAWHDARYARIEVADGVAHLHLPPRGGDATLRRALRDFYEAQARADVGRWLPQYLPSLPRAPRAVRYKVMSSQWGSLAPDGSMALDLALVLGRPSAFEYVLVHELCHLIQANHSPAFWHEVEARFPDWRAERTWFHQHGRQLKAHLRWLLRPDRD comes from the coding sequence ATGCCCGATCTGCTCCGTCGCCTGATCGCGCCGCCCTCGGCGGCCGTCGAACGCGACCTCGTCCGCTTCCGCCTGGACGAGCGCGAGGTCGAAGTGCTGCGCGTGCGCGACCCGCGCGCGCGGCGCATCAAGCTCAGCGTGGACGAACGCGGCGCGCGGCTGACCCTGCCGCTGCGGGCCAGCCTGGTCGCCGGCGAACGCTTCCTGCTGGAGAACCGGCAGTGGCTGGCGCAGCAGCTCTCGCGCTATGTCGCCGCCGAAACGCTGACGCCGCTGCGGCCGGGCGAGGCCGGCGAACTGCCGCTGCGCGGGCAATCGTTGCCGGTAGCCTGGCACGACGCCCGCTACGCGCGCATCGAGGTCGCCGACGGCGTGGCCCACCTGCATCTGCCGCCGCGCGGCGGCGACGCGACGCTGCGCCGCGCGCTGCGCGACTTCTACGAAGCCCAGGCCCGCGCCGACGTCGGCCGCTGGCTGCCGCAGTACCTGCCTTCGCTGCCGCGGGCCCCGCGCGCGGTGCGCTACAAGGTCATGTCCTCGCAATGGGGCTCGCTGGCGCCCGACGGCAGCATGGCGCTGGACCTGGCGCTGGTGCTGGGGCGGCCCTCGGCGTTCGAGTACGTGCTGGTGCACGAGCTCTGTCACCTGATCCAGGCCAATCACTCGCCGGCGTTCTGGCACGAAGTGGAAGCGCGCTTCCCCGACTGGCGCGCCGAGCGCACCTGGTTCCACCAGCACGGCCGCCAGCTCAAGGCGCATCTGCGCTGGCTGCTGCGTCCGGATCGCGACTGA
- a CDS encoding DUF2256 domain-containing protein, whose translation MGMRKKHELPEKPCLHCGRPFRWRKKWEKVWDEVKYCSDRCRGERKRVPASLPP comes from the coding sequence ATGGGCATGCGCAAGAAACACGAGTTGCCGGAAAAGCCCTGCCTTCATTGCGGCCGGCCGTTCCGCTGGCGCAAGAAGTGGGAAAAGGTCTGGGACGAAGTGAAGTACTGTTCCGACCGCTGCCGTGGCGAGCGCAAGCGCGTGCCTGCGTCGCTGCCGCCATGA
- a CDS encoding choice-of-anchor Q domain-containing protein, whose protein sequence is MTTTRSLKASAHAAGVIALMTAATAIAAVPAAPQCSVPQAWALPTAATVVGNGTQASCTASALAAAVAQGGYITFNCGAKPTSIAIDRSITIAATTPTVIDGQGKITLDGRQSTRILLVNAGSALSVRNLKLQNGSSVQPASNQAYDPGTWGGGAIKVGYRGKLEAINSQFLANRSSIGGGAIFAGSDAEVTIVRSGFYKNTSWLGGALYTQLSRLTIVGSEFANNQAINAPQGFPDAGNFGGGGAIDTDGASLAGYLKGGVGSGGTLAMCGTVVRNNVAANGSGGATLWAYAPDTIDVKYSTFANNVATGGPGGGARISMGFTDTSHAGTAITTPGTINIAETSFLSNTAEQGNAGALYLDCYGACDVSNSTFHGNSAKGVGAAIQHVGWQPANGDQGSPSVRFNNVTFAENTPWVTLFGDKFDIRNSILYSKTERVFCNNQSNTGNNLIEYSAKGAVWPNACLAAGNVKAVDPLLSAPANNGGPTLTQLPAANSPALNAGAGCTAIDQRGNPRNTAVCDLGAVEIK, encoded by the coding sequence ATGACCACGACGCGTTCCCTGAAAGCCAGCGCGCATGCTGCTGGCGTTATCGCCCTGATGACCGCCGCCACGGCGATCGCCGCCGTCCCCGCGGCGCCACAATGCAGCGTGCCGCAGGCTTGGGCGCTCCCGACCGCGGCCACGGTGGTCGGCAACGGCACGCAGGCCAGCTGCACCGCCAGCGCGCTGGCCGCCGCCGTTGCGCAAGGCGGCTACATCACCTTCAACTGCGGCGCCAAGCCGACCAGCATCGCGATCGACCGCTCGATCACCATCGCGGCGACCACGCCCACCGTGATCGATGGCCAGGGCAAGATCACCCTGGATGGCCGCCAGTCCACCCGGATCCTGCTGGTCAACGCCGGCAGCGCGCTGTCGGTGCGCAACCTGAAACTGCAGAACGGCAGTTCGGTGCAGCCGGCATCGAACCAGGCCTACGACCCGGGCACCTGGGGCGGCGGCGCGATCAAGGTCGGTTACCGCGGCAAGCTGGAAGCCATCAACAGCCAGTTCCTGGCCAACCGCAGCAGCATCGGCGGCGGCGCGATCTTCGCCGGCAGCGACGCGGAGGTGACCATCGTCCGCAGCGGCTTCTACAAGAACACCTCCTGGCTCGGCGGCGCGCTGTATACCCAGCTCAGCCGGCTGACCATCGTCGGCTCGGAGTTCGCCAACAACCAGGCGATCAATGCGCCGCAAGGATTCCCGGATGCCGGCAACTTCGGTGGCGGCGGGGCGATCGACACCGACGGTGCGTCGCTGGCCGGCTATCTCAAGGGCGGCGTCGGCAGCGGCGGCACGCTGGCGATGTGCGGCACCGTGGTCCGCAACAACGTCGCCGCCAACGGGTCCGGCGGTGCCACGCTGTGGGCGTATGCGCCGGACACCATCGACGTGAAGTACTCCACCTTCGCCAACAACGTCGCCACCGGTGGCCCGGGCGGCGGTGCGCGCATCAGCATGGGCTTCACCGACACCTCGCATGCCGGCACCGCCATCACCACGCCGGGCACCATCAACATTGCCGAGACCAGCTTCCTGTCCAACACCGCCGAACAGGGCAACGCCGGCGCGCTGTACCTGGATTGCTACGGCGCCTGCGACGTCAGCAACAGCACCTTCCACGGTAACTCCGCCAAGGGCGTGGGCGCGGCCATCCAGCATGTCGGCTGGCAGCCGGCCAACGGCGACCAGGGCAGCCCCAGCGTGCGCTTCAACAACGTCACCTTCGCCGAGAACACGCCGTGGGTAACGCTGTTCGGCGACAAGTTCGACATCCGCAACAGCATCCTGTACTCCAAGACCGAGCGCGTGTTCTGCAACAACCAGAGCAATACCGGCAACAACCTCATCGAGTACTCGGCCAAGGGCGCGGTCTGGCCGAACGCCTGCCTGGCCGCGGGTAACGTGAAAGCGGTCGACCCACTGCTGTCCGCCCCCGCCAACAATGGCGGACCGACGCTCACCCAGCTGCCTGCGGCCAACAGCCCCGCGCTGAACGCCGGCGCCGGCTGTACCGCCATCGACCAGCGCGGCAATCCGCGCAATACCGCGGTGTGCGATCTGGGTGCGGTGGAGATCAAGTAA
- a CDS encoding methyl-accepting chemotaxis protein, translating to MIRLLRRYRVGPRLTFAFAALLSICGALIVASLASMALARHQLDDIALDKMEKIRLSNAMVAAQARLEIGLLNDVILTNPDEKQAVVRAIGAAQQDYAQARRKLFAMRLDPADRTGAQLRAAIDKAYAQVQPFQSQVLALAADNQNLDAQTLHLYTLQPLLAQWQQAIQRNAAHLRTLSDGSYAQAVTTMAHARWLLLLGGGLLLAVSAWLGWCITQSLVRPLREGTRVAAAIAAGQLDAVVPAQGNDEAADLLRSMQTMQTQLRAVLAEQRQMAQQHADGAIACRGDAAAFPGDYGQLLRDANALVDLHVGTAQSMVALMRRYAIGDLSEDMPRLPGEQAAISEAMDAIKANLGTLSRDIWHLAEAAAAGDFSARADVGAHQHDFRIMLESLNQLMATVDGNLGELSGLLRAIASGDLGVRMRGDFRGVFADMRDDANASADQLAAIVAGIQHAAAAIDAEAGAIAGGHQDLSQRSAEQAGTLERTARAAARLTETVRQNAAHAHHANELADAAATVAGHGGASIDAAVGAMQGVEAASRKIGEIIGVIDGIAFQTNILALNAAVEAARAGEQGRGFAVVASEVRALAQRSADAAKEIKRLIEASVNQVAVASAQVHDAGSTMGRVLASVSEVNALMAGIAAASQEQAAGIDEVGQAMAQMDRSTQQNLALVEQATAASRALERQAGSLSEAVAVFRLADAATQVPHAEEPVLAIQPAPVGFEYARSA from the coding sequence ATGATCCGCCTCCTTCGCCGCTACCGGGTCGGCCCGCGCCTGACCTTCGCCTTCGCCGCCCTGCTGTCGATCTGCGGCGCCCTGATCGTGGCCAGCCTGGCGTCGATGGCGCTGGCGCGGCATCAGCTCGACGACATCGCCCTGGACAAGATGGAGAAGATCCGCCTGTCCAACGCGATGGTCGCGGCGCAGGCGCGGCTGGAGATCGGCCTGCTCAACGATGTCATCCTGACCAATCCCGACGAGAAGCAGGCGGTGGTGCGCGCCATCGGCGCGGCGCAGCAGGACTACGCGCAGGCGCGGCGCAAGCTGTTCGCGATGCGCCTGGACCCGGCCGACCGCACCGGCGCGCAGTTGCGCGCGGCGATCGACAAGGCCTATGCGCAGGTGCAGCCGTTCCAGTCGCAGGTGCTGGCACTGGCCGCCGACAACCAGAACCTGGATGCGCAGACCCTGCACCTGTACACCCTGCAGCCGCTGCTGGCGCAGTGGCAGCAGGCGATCCAGCGCAATGCCGCGCACCTGCGCACGCTCAGCGACGGTTCCTATGCGCAGGCGGTGACCACCATGGCCCACGCGCGCTGGCTGCTGCTGCTCGGCGGCGGCCTGTTGCTGGCGGTCAGCGCCTGGCTGGGCTGGTGCATCACCCAGAGCCTGGTGCGGCCGCTGCGCGAGGGCACCCGCGTCGCCGCGGCTATCGCCGCCGGCCAGCTCGACGCGGTGGTGCCGGCACAGGGCAACGACGAGGCCGCCGACCTGCTGCGCAGCATGCAGACCATGCAGACGCAGCTGCGCGCGGTGCTGGCCGAGCAGCGGCAGATGGCGCAACAGCATGCCGACGGCGCCATCGCCTGCCGCGGCGACGCGGCGGCGTTCCCCGGCGATTACGGGCAGCTGCTGCGCGACGCCAATGCGCTGGTCGACCTGCACGTGGGCACCGCGCAGTCGATGGTGGCGCTGATGCGGCGCTACGCCATCGGCGATCTCAGCGAGGACATGCCGCGCCTGCCCGGCGAGCAGGCGGCGATCTCCGAGGCGATGGATGCGATCAAGGCCAACCTCGGCACGCTCAGCCGCGACATCTGGCACCTGGCCGAGGCCGCCGCGGCCGGCGACTTCAGCGCACGCGCCGACGTGGGCGCGCACCAGCACGATTTCCGCATCATGCTCGAGAGCCTCAATCAGTTGATGGCGACGGTGGACGGCAACCTGGGCGAGTTGTCCGGGTTGCTGCGCGCCATCGCCAGCGGCGACCTCGGCGTGCGCATGCGCGGCGACTTCCGCGGCGTGTTCGCCGACATGCGCGACGACGCCAATGCCAGCGCCGACCAGCTGGCGGCGATCGTGGCCGGCATCCAGCACGCGGCCGCGGCGATCGACGCCGAAGCCGGCGCCATCGCCGGCGGCCATCAGGACCTGTCGCAGCGCAGCGCCGAACAGGCGGGCACGCTGGAACGCACCGCTCGTGCGGCGGCGCGCCTGACCGAGACCGTCCGCCAGAACGCCGCCCATGCGCACCACGCCAACGAGCTGGCCGACGCGGCGGCGACGGTCGCCGGTCATGGCGGTGCGTCGATCGACGCGGCGGTCGGTGCGATGCAGGGCGTGGAAGCGGCCTCGCGCAAGATCGGCGAGATCATCGGGGTGATCGACGGCATCGCCTTCCAGACCAACATCCTGGCGCTCAACGCCGCGGTCGAAGCCGCACGCGCCGGCGAGCAGGGCCGCGGCTTCGCCGTGGTCGCCAGCGAGGTGCGCGCGCTGGCGCAGCGCTCGGCCGATGCGGCCAAGGAGATCAAGCGCCTGATCGAGGCATCGGTGAACCAGGTCGCGGTGGCGTCGGCGCAGGTGCACGATGCCGGCAGCACCATGGGCCGCGTGCTCGCGTCGGTGAGCGAGGTCAATGCGCTCATGGCGGGCATCGCGGCGGCCTCGCAGGAGCAGGCCGCCGGCATCGACGAAGTCGGCCAGGCGATGGCGCAGATGGACCGCAGCACCCAACAGAACCTGGCGCTGGTGGAACAGGCCACCGCGGCCTCGCGTGCCTTGGAGCGGCAGGCCGGCAGCCTGAGCGAGGCGGTGGCGGTGTTCCGGCTGGCCGATGCGGCAACGCAGGTGCCGCACGCGGAGGAGCCGGTGCTGGCGATCCAGCCTGCGCCCGTCGGTTTCGAATACGCGCGCAGCGCCTGA
- a CDS encoding alpha/beta hydrolase — protein sequence MSLRPFACPSRVGALAGLRSGNPDGPKALALHGWLDNAASFVPLSRHLPQLDLVMLDLPGHGHSSALPEGAEYLLASALHPVLDAADALGWERFLLIGHSMGAAIASLLAAAAPQRIEKLVAIEMLGGLAESEDGAVARLRNSVASTRRVNAAPLRVFPDLAAPVRARMLANQLSEPAARLLVERGVRAVDGGYVWRSDRRLTLPTAIRSTETQMQALLAGIECPTAVVFADPAQDMLPEPLRLQRAACLRDGRVHTLPGTHHLHMEQPAAVAALLHDFL from the coding sequence ATGAGTTTGCGTCCCTTCGCCTGCCCGTCGCGGGTGGGCGCGCTGGCCGGGCTGCGCAGCGGCAATCCGGATGGACCCAAGGCGCTGGCCTTGCACGGCTGGCTCGACAACGCCGCCAGCTTCGTGCCGCTGAGCCGGCACCTGCCGCAGTTGGACCTGGTGATGCTGGACCTGCCCGGCCATGGCCACAGCAGCGCCTTGCCCGAGGGCGCGGAGTACCTGCTGGCCAGTGCCCTGCATCCGGTGCTGGACGCGGCCGATGCGCTGGGCTGGGAGCGCTTCTTGCTGATCGGCCATTCGATGGGCGCGGCCATCGCCAGCCTGCTGGCCGCCGCGGCGCCGCAGCGCATCGAGAAGCTGGTGGCGATCGAGATGCTGGGCGGCCTGGCCGAGAGCGAGGACGGCGCGGTGGCACGGCTGCGCAATAGCGTCGCCAGCACTCGCCGCGTCAACGCCGCACCGTTGCGCGTCTTCCCGGACCTCGCCGCGCCGGTGCGCGCGCGGATGCTGGCCAACCAACTCAGCGAGCCGGCGGCGCGGCTGCTGGTGGAACGCGGCGTGCGCGCGGTGGACGGCGGCTACGTGTGGCGCAGCGACCGCCGCCTGACCTTGCCGACGGCGATCCGTTCGACCGAGACACAGATGCAGGCGCTGCTGGCCGGCATCGAGTGCCCGACCGCGGTGGTGTTCGCCGATCCGGCGCAGGACATGCTGCCCGAGCCGCTGCGCCTGCAGCGCGCGGCGTGCCTGCGCGACGGCCGTGTGCACACGCTGCCCGGCACCCATCATCTGCACATGGAACAGCCGGCGGCGGTGGCCGCGTTGCTGCACGACTTCCTCTGA
- a CDS encoding recombination-associated protein RdgC, producing MFFRNLTLFRFPTTLDFSEVEKLLPEAQLKSVGPLEMSSRGFISPFGRDEQEALSHRIAEFLWLTVGGEDKILPGSVVNDLLARKVAEIEEKEGRRPGGRARKRLKDDLIHELLPRAFVKSSRTDAMLDLQHGYVAVDTSSRKTGENVMSEIRGLLGSFPALPLNAEVAPRSILTGWIAGEPLPEGLSLGEECEMKDPIEGGAVVKCQHQELRCDEIDKHLEAGKQVTKLALVLDDHVSFVLGDDLVIRKLKFLDGALDQLEHADQDGVRAELDARFALMSAEVRRLFLLLEEALKLSKAD from the coding sequence ATGTTCTTTCGCAATCTGACCCTGTTCCGCTTCCCCACCACGCTCGATTTTTCCGAGGTCGAAAAGCTCCTGCCGGAGGCCCAGCTCAAATCGGTCGGCCCGCTGGAAATGAGTTCGCGCGGCTTCATCTCCCCATTCGGCCGCGACGAGCAGGAAGCGCTGTCGCACCGCATCGCCGAGTTCCTGTGGCTGACCGTCGGCGGCGAGGACAAGATCCTGCCCGGCTCGGTGGTCAACGACCTGCTCGCGCGCAAGGTCGCCGAGATCGAGGAGAAGGAAGGCCGGCGCCCCGGCGGCCGCGCGCGCAAGCGGCTGAAGGACGACCTGATCCACGAGCTGCTGCCGCGCGCCTTCGTCAAGTCCTCGCGCACCGACGCCATGCTCGACCTGCAGCACGGCTACGTCGCGGTGGACACCTCCAGCCGCAAGACCGGCGAGAACGTGATGTCGGAGATCCGCGGGCTGCTCGGCAGCTTCCCGGCGTTGCCGCTGAACGCCGAAGTGGCGCCGCGCTCGATCCTCACCGGCTGGATCGCCGGCGAGCCGTTGCCCGAAGGCCTGAGCCTGGGCGAAGAGTGCGAGATGAAGGACCCGATCGAAGGCGGCGCGGTGGTCAAGTGCCAGCACCAGGAACTGCGCTGCGACGAGATCGACAAGCACCTGGAGGCCGGCAAGCAGGTCACCAAGCTGGCGCTGGTGCTCGACGACCACGTGTCCTTCGTGCTCGGCGACGACCTGGTGATCCGCAAGCTGAAGTTCCTCGACGGTGCGCTGGACCAGCTCGAACACGCCGACCAGGACGGCGTGCGCGCCGAACTGGACGCGCGCTTCGCGCTGATGAGCGCGGAGGTGCGGCGCCTGTTCCTGCTGCTGGAAGAGGCGTTGAAGCTGAGCAAGGCCGACTGA
- a CDS encoding cryptochrome/photolyase family protein, with the protein MSPMHPTAHTLRLVLGDQLDPEHPWFDVRDPGVVYVLMEVRQETDYVLHHAQKILAIFAAMRAFAAQLRAAGHRVRYVAIDDASNRQSIPANLAALMAHYGAQRLQYQDPDEWRLDQQLRQWGATQAFATEAVDSAHFYTRRGELAEFFRGRPQWLMEHFYRHMRKRHRILLVADGTPEGGQWNYDHDNRQPWPGDPPPPPDARPVHDHSALWATIQAAGVNSFGQPQANVLRWPLHRAEALACLDRFIADGLPHFGRYEDAMSTRSPRLFHSQLSFALNTKMLRPQEVVQRALAAYAAGTAPLAAVEGFVRQILGWREYVRGIYWAHMPDYAARNALGHDTPLPAWFWTGDTHMRCLHHAIGQSLQDAYAHHIQRLMVIGNFALLAGLDPAAVHRWYLGVYIDAFEWVELPNTVGMSQFADGGLLATKPYVSSAAYIDRMSDYCQGCRYDRKQKTGARACPYNALYWDFFARHQNTLGRNRRLDMVYRQLGKLPAAQLQALRTHAQHLRGRLDTL; encoded by the coding sequence ATGAGTCCGATGCATCCCACCGCCCACACCTTGCGCCTGGTGCTGGGCGATCAACTCGATCCCGAACATCCCTGGTTCGACGTGCGCGATCCCGGCGTGGTCTATGTGTTGATGGAAGTGCGGCAGGAGACCGACTACGTCCTGCACCATGCGCAGAAGATCCTCGCCATCTTCGCCGCCATGCGCGCATTCGCCGCCCAGCTGCGCGCGGCGGGCCACCGCGTGCGCTATGTGGCGATCGACGACGCCAGCAATCGCCAGTCCATCCCCGCCAATCTCGCTGCGCTGATGGCGCACTACGGTGCGCAGCGCCTGCAGTACCAGGACCCCGACGAATGGCGCCTGGACCAGCAACTGCGGCAGTGGGGCGCGACGCAGGCCTTCGCCACCGAAGCGGTGGACAGCGCGCACTTCTACACTCGCCGCGGCGAACTGGCGGAGTTTTTCCGTGGGCGTCCGCAGTGGCTGATGGAGCACTTCTACCGGCACATGCGCAAGCGCCACCGGATCCTGCTGGTGGCCGACGGCACGCCCGAGGGCGGGCAGTGGAACTACGACCACGATAATCGCCAGCCCTGGCCCGGTGATCCGCCGCCGCCGCCGGATGCGCGCCCAGTCCACGATCACAGCGCACTGTGGGCAACCATCCAGGCCGCCGGCGTGAATAGCTTCGGCCAGCCGCAGGCGAACGTGCTGCGCTGGCCGTTGCACCGCGCCGAGGCGCTGGCCTGCCTCGATCGCTTCATCGCCGACGGCCTGCCGCACTTCGGCCGTTACGAAGATGCGATGAGCACGCGCAGTCCGCGCCTGTTCCATTCGCAGCTCTCCTTCGCCCTCAACACCAAGATGCTGCGGCCGCAGGAAGTGGTGCAGCGCGCGCTGGCGGCCTACGCCGCCGGCACCGCGCCACTGGCGGCGGTCGAGGGCTTCGTTCGGCAGATCCTGGGCTGGCGCGAGTACGTGCGCGGCATCTACTGGGCGCACATGCCCGACTACGCCGCACGCAACGCGCTCGGCCACGACACGCCGCTGCCGGCCTGGTTCTGGACCGGCGACACGCACATGCGCTGCCTGCACCACGCCATCGGTCAGTCCCTGCAGGATGCATACGCCCACCATATCCAGCGGCTGATGGTCATCGGCAACTTCGCACTGCTCGCCGGCCTGGATCCGGCTGCGGTGCACCGCTGGTACCTGGGCGTCTACATCGATGCGTTCGAATGGGTCGAGCTGCCCAACACGGTGGGCATGAGCCAGTTCGCCGACGGCGGCCTGCTCGCGACCAAGCCCTACGTCAGCAGCGCCGCCTACATCGACCGCATGAGCGACTACTGCCAGGGCTGCCGCTACGACCGCAAGCAGAAGACCGGCGCGCGTGCATGTCCATACAACGCGCTGTACTGGGACTTCTTCGCGCGGCACCAGAACACGCTGGGGCGCAATCGCCGCCTGGACATGGTCTACCGCCAGCTCGGCAAGCTGCCGGCCGCGCAACTGCAGGCCCTGCGCACGCATGCGCAACACCTGCGCGGACGCCTGGACACGCTGTAG
- the ttcA gene encoding tRNA 2-thiocytidine(32) synthetase TtcA, with translation MTSPLPLPPLQPLADPAPPSARNAAALGKRLCRQVGQAIADFGMIGAGDKVMVCLSGGKDSYTLLDILLQLQRKAPVPFELVAVNLDQKQPGFPADVLPTYLRQRGVPWHVIEQDTYSVVTRVVPEGKTLCSLCSRLRRGALYRYAAEHGITKIALGHHRDDIVATFFMNLFFHAKLAAMAPVLRSDDGRHVVIRPLAYVREDDIAAYAQAQAFPLIPCTLCGSQETLQRRQVGQLLQQWDREHPGRVEQIARALGNVHPAQLADRALFDFAALGGAASAPAAAWADDAPG, from the coding sequence ATGACCTCGCCCCTGCCCCTGCCGCCGCTGCAACCGCTCGCCGATCCCGCACCGCCCAGCGCGCGCAATGCCGCGGCGCTGGGCAAGCGCCTGTGCCGGCAGGTCGGCCAGGCCATCGCCGATTTCGGCATGATCGGCGCCGGCGACAAGGTGATGGTGTGCCTGTCCGGCGGCAAGGACAGCTACACCCTGCTGGACATCCTGCTGCAGCTGCAGCGCAAGGCGCCGGTGCCGTTCGAGCTGGTGGCGGTGAACCTGGACCAGAAGCAGCCGGGCTTTCCCGCCGACGTGCTGCCGACCTATCTGCGCCAGCGCGGCGTGCCCTGGCACGTGATCGAACAGGACACCTACTCGGTGGTCACCCGGGTGGTACCGGAGGGCAAGACCCTGTGTTCGCTGTGCTCGCGGCTGCGCCGTGGCGCGCTGTACCGCTACGCCGCCGAGCACGGCATCACCAAGATCGCGCTGGGCCACCACCGCGACGACATCGTCGCCACCTTCTTCATGAATCTGTTCTTCCACGCCAAGCTGGCGGCGATGGCGCCGGTGCTGCGCAGCGACGACGGCCGCCATGTGGTGATCCGGCCGCTGGCCTACGTGCGCGAGGACGACATCGCCGCCTACGCGCAGGCGCAGGCCTTCCCGCTGATCCCCTGCACGCTGTGCGGCAGCCAGGAGACGCTGCAGCGGCGCCAGGTCGGGCAACTGCTGCAACAGTGGGACCGGGAGCATCCGGGGCGGGTGGAGCAGATCGCCCGCGCCCTGGGCAACGTGCATCCGGCGCAGTTGGCCGACCGCGCGCTGTTCGACTTCGCCGCGCTCGGCGGCGCAGCAAGCGCCCCGGCTGCCGCCTGGGCGGACGACGCGCCGGGCTGA
- the hemH gene encoding ferrochelatase, with protein sequence MSDAPETAILVVNLGTPEAPTAPAVARYLAEFLGDKRVVAIPRLFWWPLLHWVILPRRSPKSAEKYAQVWLADGSPLAVYTRRLAEGMQRELPGHRVAWAMRYGTPALAPALDALREAGVRRIVVLPLYPQYSTTTTASIEDVVQAWQARHPQLPVHLIEDYPTDPAWVAAVADSVRAHWAQHGRGERLFFSFHGLPQRVANNGDPYPQRCEASAQAIATALGLEAGEWELGYQSRFGAERWLRPYAEPRLWDLAAQGVKQVDVICPGFATDCLETLEEVAMGFVETCAERGMQVRYIPCLNDAPAHARALAQLAARAA encoded by the coding sequence ATGTCCGACGCACCCGAGACCGCCATCCTGGTGGTGAATCTAGGCACGCCCGAGGCGCCGACCGCGCCTGCGGTCGCCCGTTATCTGGCCGAGTTCCTCGGCGACAAGCGCGTGGTCGCGATCCCGCGGCTGTTCTGGTGGCCGCTGCTGCACTGGGTGATCCTGCCGCGGCGCTCGCCCAAGTCGGCGGAGAAGTACGCGCAGGTGTGGCTGGCCGACGGCTCGCCGCTGGCGGTGTACACCCGGCGCCTGGCCGAGGGCATGCAGCGCGAACTGCCCGGGCACCGCGTGGCCTGGGCGATGCGCTACGGCACGCCGGCGCTGGCGCCGGCCCTGGACGCGCTGCGCGAGGCCGGCGTGCGCCGGATCGTGGTACTGCCGCTGTACCCGCAGTATTCGACCACCACCACCGCCTCGATCGAGGACGTGGTGCAGGCCTGGCAGGCGCGCCATCCGCAGCTGCCGGTGCACCTGATCGAGGACTACCCGACCGATCCGGCCTGGGTCGCCGCGGTCGCCGACAGCGTGCGCGCGCACTGGGCGCAGCACGGCCGCGGCGAGCGCCTGTTCTTCTCGTTCCATGGCCTGCCGCAGCGCGTGGCCAACAACGGTGATCCCTACCCGCAGCGCTGCGAAGCCAGCGCGCAGGCGATCGCCACCGCGCTGGGCCTGGAGGCCGGGGAATGGGAGCTCGGCTACCAGTCGCGCTTCGGCGCCGAGCGCTGGCTGCGCCCGTATGCCGAACCGCGGCTGTGGGACCTGGCCGCGCAGGGGGTCAAGCAGGTGGACGTGATCTGTCCCGGCTTCGCCACCGATTGCCTGGAAACCCTGGAAGAAGTGGCGATGGGCTTCGTCGAGACCTGCGCCGAACGCGGCATGCAGGTGCGCTACATCCCCTGTCTCAACGACGCCCCGGCGCACGCGCGCGCACTGGCGCAGCTGGCGGCCCGCGCCGCATGA